The Acidobacteriota bacterium genome has a segment encoding these proteins:
- a CDS encoding CHAD domain-containing protein produces MAKARNVALPGEAEGLRTWVRQLFSVRFGEVLSFREAALDPDRTEGIHAMRVAIRRLRSLIGDLKVVGAGPRSDSLVRELKRVAKALGEVRDADVGVSSLLKFRAKADDPEVAEGIDAFIERLRSSRQEAFLALDPYLATERMEKLEGLSARYLRKMSSPKSAADDLILEAAENVIRSRIDEFCALGPALYSPFRVRRLHKLRIAGKHLRYAVEIFTDQTDEAWSGRASEIAKMQGHLGELHDCDVWIDQLGSDLKKGSDATPVGPERLAAAWLLSKFARRRTAAYRSALRLWMKWEQTGFIDSMLSTSADQSPETETPDSPQN; encoded by the coding sequence GTGGCCAAAGCTCGAAATGTTGCGTTGCCTGGTGAGGCAGAGGGTTTGCGGACGTGGGTTCGCCAGCTTTTCAGCGTGCGTTTTGGCGAGGTGCTTTCCTTTCGTGAGGCGGCACTCGACCCCGACCGCACCGAAGGCATCCACGCCATGCGGGTTGCGATCAGGCGTCTTCGCAGCCTCATCGGCGATCTTAAGGTCGTCGGTGCCGGTCCTCGATCGGACTCGCTGGTCCGTGAGCTCAAGCGGGTTGCGAAAGCGCTCGGCGAGGTCCGCGACGCCGATGTCGGTGTCAGTTCCCTTCTCAAATTCCGTGCAAAGGCCGATGACCCGGAAGTCGCAGAGGGCATAGATGCATTTATCGAACGCCTGCGTTCGTCCCGCCAGGAGGCCTTTCTTGCCCTTGACCCGTATCTCGCGACCGAGCGGATGGAAAAGCTCGAGGGGCTTTCGGCTCGGTACCTTCGCAAAATGTCGTCGCCGAAATCGGCCGCAGACGATCTGATCCTCGAGGCCGCCGAAAACGTGATCCGCAGCCGCATCGATGAATTTTGCGCGTTGGGCCCGGCTCTCTACAGCCCTTTCCGCGTTCGCCGCCTGCACAAACTCCGTATCGCCGGCAAACACCTTCGCTACGCCGTCGAGATATTTACTGATCAAACAGATGAAGCGTGGTCCGGCCGCGCGTCCGAGATCGCCAAAATGCAAGGCCACCTCGGCGAACTCCACGATTGCGACGTCTGGATCGATCAGCTCGGATCCGACCTCAAAAAAGGATCCGACGCTACGCCCGTGGGTCCCGAAAGACTCGCCGCGGCCTGGCTTCTCTCCAAATTCGCCCGCCGCAGGACCGCCGCCTATCGCTCAGCCCTCCGGCTTTGGATGAAGTGGGAACAAACCGGCTTTATCGATTCAATGCTCTCCACATCCGCCGACCAGTCGCCCGAAACTGAGACGCCGGATTCGCCGCAAAATTGA
- a CDS encoding DUF488 domain-containing protein, with the protein METTIYTIGHGRHEFGYFLELLRKYGVGFVCDVRSVARSRWPQFNRMVLAELLRGQGIGYEHLPECGGKTRPTPEDLAWGIGRIVEIAAETPTALMCSESHPLSKHKVPRANCHRIGMLSPPLRAQGFTRVIHILPDGTSAEFDESAVPSIW; encoded by the coding sequence ATGGAGACCACCATCTACACCATCGGCCATGGCCGGCATGAGTTTGGGTATTTTCTTGAGCTTCTGCGGAAGTATGGCGTTGGGTTCGTTTGCGATGTGCGGAGCGTGGCACGTTCACGTTGGCCGCAATTCAATCGGATGGTGCTTGCCGAGCTTCTCCGCGGACAAGGCATCGGCTACGAACACCTTCCCGAGTGCGGCGGCAAGACGCGGCCCACGCCTGAGGACCTCGCCTGGGGCATCGGCCGCATCGTCGAGATCGCTGCCGAAACGCCGACGGCCTTGATGTGCTCCGAGTCTCACCCGCTCTCTAAGCACAAGGTCCCGCGGGCAAATTGCCACCGCATCGGCATGCTCTCGCCGCCGCTCCGCGCCCAAGGCTTTACCCGCGTCATCCACATTCTCCCCGACGGAACCTCCGCCGAGTTCGACGAATCCGCCGTCCCATCCATCTGGTAA
- a CDS encoding DNA-3-methyladenine glycosylase 2 family protein, translated as MQHRDLLKPLNARTLTVACDEIGRRCPHMAAVLEAHGTPPLWDRPQGFATLLQIILEQQVSLASAKACFDKLARHLGAVTPDAVLTLNDVELRSIGFSRQKASYARHLSEAILGSSIDLEAIAGLPDADAKAELQRLKGVGEWTSDIYLLMALLRPDVMPRGDIALHTAWHKISGEPKPQADEFLAIAERWRPFRSAAARLLWHYYLSEKGFR; from the coding sequence ATGCAGCATCGAGATTTGTTGAAACCCTTGAACGCAAGAACGCTCACGGTGGCGTGCGACGAGATTGGCCGACGGTGCCCGCACATGGCTGCGGTGCTTGAAGCGCACGGGACGCCGCCGCTTTGGGACAGGCCGCAGGGTTTCGCGACGCTCTTGCAGATCATTCTGGAGCAGCAGGTTTCGCTTGCCTCGGCGAAGGCGTGCTTCGATAAGCTCGCGCGGCATCTAGGAGCGGTCACGCCCGACGCCGTGCTGACGCTCAATGATGTTGAACTCCGGTCGATCGGTTTCAGCCGCCAAAAAGCGTCTTACGCCCGGCATCTGTCAGAAGCGATCTTGGGTAGCAGTATCGACCTCGAAGCCATCGCCGGCCTGCCGGATGCGGACGCAAAGGCCGAGCTCCAGCGGCTCAAGGGCGTCGGCGAATGGACGAGCGACATCTATCTACTGATGGCATTGCTACGGCCGGATGTGATGCCCCGCGGCGACATCGCCCTGCATACAGCGTGGCACAAGATCTCGGGCGAGCCGAAGCCGCAGGCAGACGAATTTCTAGCCATCGCCGAACGCTGGCGGCCCTTCCGCTCGGCGGCGGCTAGGCTGCTATGGCATTATTATTTGAGTGAAAAGGGTTTTCGATGA
- a CDS encoding class I SAM-dependent methyltransferase, with product MKILDVGCGVNKFEGAIGLDNNPRTGADVIHDLGVVPYPFPDDEFDLIIASHVVEHVPDVMAFIGELHRITKPGGHIRIAAPHYSNADWANDPTHRNHINSYTFNTFQPGRQVFDFYTDVQLRPVSVYCSLAGLWKALGVEFLVNLDRQMPSMRFLRKFWEQYLCYLMRGKELRFEFEVIKDTEAKKS from the coding sequence ATGAAGATACTCGACGTCGGCTGCGGCGTTAACAAATTTGAAGGAGCGATCGGGCTCGACAATAACCCGCGGACCGGTGCGGATGTTATCCACGACCTCGGCGTTGTGCCGTACCCGTTTCCGGACGACGAATTTGACCTGATCATCGCCAGCCACGTAGTCGAACACGTGCCGGACGTGATGGCGTTCATCGGCGAGCTCCACCGCATCACCAAGCCGGGCGGGCACATCCGCATCGCCGCTCCGCACTATTCAAACGCCGATTGGGCAAACGACCCGACCCACCGCAACCACATCAATAGCTACACCTTCAACACCTTCCAGCCCGGCCGTCAGGTGTTCGACTTTTATACCGACGTGCAACTCCGGCCCGTTTCGGTCTATTGCTCGCTGGCGGGGCTTTGGAAGGCACTTGGCGTCGAGTTTCTGGTCAATCTCGATCGGCAAATGCCCTCGATGCGGTTCCTGCGGAAGTTTTGGGAGCAGTATCTTTGTTACCTGATGCGCGGGAAAGAACTTCGGTTCGAATTTGAGGTGATCAAAGACACTGAGGCGAAAAAAAGCTGA
- a CDS encoding DEAD/DEAH box helicase, producing MPRSDSRNRSRRRSGPRKNERTDKRRLAGKSSHADSAPRGPRSDPAEVRRLLDGIGVPEPVPFAPDPFQLEALAAIENEDVLVTAPTGSGKTWIAREEIRRLLAAGKRAWYTTPLKALTNSKYLEFSDEFGAENVGILTGDRKENSGAPLIVGTTEIFRNQLFDALREGAEVGTDLVILDEAHYLSDEERGHVWEESIILTPPRIRMLLLSATVGRAEEFANWMAEVRGVRVRVINRAGTRPVELRAAYLSKDLELFPLFDATGKYDSRIDQMAAKRNSDGENYRRRRN from the coding sequence ATGCCACGCTCCGATTCCCGAAACCGTTCCCGCCGCCGAAGCGGCCCTAGAAAGAATGAACGGACAGATAAACGGCGGCTTGCAGGGAAAAGTTCGCATGCCGATTCGGCCCCACGCGGCCCGCGGAGCGATCCGGCGGAGGTTCGCCGCCTGCTTGACGGTATTGGTGTGCCGGAGCCCGTCCCTTTTGCTCCCGATCCGTTCCAACTTGAGGCACTGGCGGCGATAGAAAACGAGGACGTGCTCGTCACCGCTCCGACCGGCAGCGGCAAAACCTGGATCGCCCGCGAAGAGATCCGCCGCCTTCTCGCCGCCGGCAAGCGGGCATGGTACACAACGCCGCTGAAGGCCCTTACCAACTCGAAATATCTCGAATTTTCCGACGAATTCGGAGCCGAGAACGTCGGCATCCTGACCGGCGACCGCAAGGAGAACTCCGGTGCACCGCTGATCGTCGGAACGACCGAGATCTTTCGCAATCAGCTTTTTGATGCCCTTCGCGAAGGGGCGGAGGTCGGAACCGATCTCGTTATCCTTGACGAGGCACATTACCTTTCCGATGAGGAACGCGGGCACGTTTGGGAAGAATCGATCATCCTGACGCCGCCGCGGATCCGGATGCTGCTACTTTCGGCGACCGTCGGACGGGCGGAGGAATTTGCCAACTGGATGGCCGAGGTCCGCGGTGTGCGTGTTCGTGTGATCAATCGGGCGGGAACGCGGCCGGTCGAGCTTCGGGCGGCATATCTATCTAAAGATCTCGAGCTTTTTCCGCTGTTCGATGCCACCGGCAAATATGATTCCCGCATCGACCAAATGGCCGCGAAACGCAACTCCGACGGAGAAAACTATCGCCGCCGCCGAAACTAG